Proteins from one Oncorhynchus gorbuscha isolate QuinsamMale2020 ecotype Even-year linkage group LG18, OgorEven_v1.0, whole genome shotgun sequence genomic window:
- the LOC124003166 gene encoding SRSF protein kinase 3-like isoform X1 → MSNEPSSRYAAAISALSLSLPAVNPNPTLTLSSSTAPNPPLTPKPSLIPKSHITSKSLTPEPLVAPTPKPPLAIKLPTAASPAPLNSYPPSLEILGSDDEEQENPSDYCIGGYYPVEIGEIFIDRYQVVKKLGWGHFSTVWLGWDMEKRRFVALKLVKSAPTFTETALDEIKLLKCVRDSDPSDPKRDTVVQLIDDFKVSGVNGEHVCMVLEVLGHQLLKWIIKSNYTGLPLPCVKSILRQVLQGLDYLHTKCKIIHTDIKPENILLRVDEVYVQELAADTKLWELPVSSAPTSCSANTSLREKQIVSNLMGKLTVAFQALGVWTGKVSRIPMARLSRKEKKQQQPQKGEDTLVGRQKREKPHVSFSNITTPCSIPNSTSSPKPSGPVHTTWRRTLLHEEAMVSDSKESASSPMEDAPSLTTMSHCSRQSIVLHHSTQRDNLPSSPSHGLSETDLLVNLLKPQNADKISIKIADLGNACWVYKHFTEDIQTCQYRSVEVLIGSDYGTPADIWSIACMAFELATGEYLFEPHSGDNFSREEDHIAHIIELLGPLPSQFALSGRNSKRYFNHNGHLRRISRLKPWSLCEILLDKYEWPREQAVQFSAFLLTMLEPLPEKRATAAQCLKHPWISL, encoded by the exons ATGTCCAATGAACCTTCATCTAGATATGCTGCTGCAATATCAGCCCTTTCCCTCAGTTTACCTGCTGTTAACCCCAACCCAACCCTTACCCTCAGTTCATCCACTGCCCCCAACCCACCGCTTACCCCTAAACCCTCTCTTATCCCCAAATCACATATTACCTCCAAATCCCTTACCCCTGAACCACTAGTTGCCCCTACCCCCAAACCACCCCTTGCCATCAAACTACCCACTGCTGCCAGCCCAGCCCCTTTAAATTCATATCCCCCTTCACTTGAGATTTTGGGATCAGATGATGAGGAACAGGAGAATCCATCTGATTACTGCATAG GTGGGTACTACCCGGTGGAAATTGGAGAGATATTCATTGACCGTTACCAGGTGGTGAAGAAGCTGGGATGGGGCCACTTCTCTACTGTGTGGCTAGGCTGGGACATGGA GAAGAGGCGTTTTGTGGCTCTGAAGTTGGTAAAGAGTGCTCCAACCTTCACAGAGACCGCTTTGGATGAGATCAAGCTTCTGAAATGT GTAAGGGACAGTGATCCATCTGACCCTAAACGTGACACTGTTGTGCAGCTTATTGATGACTTCAAAGTCTCTGGAGTCAATGGGGAGC ATGTATGCATGGTTCTTGAAGTGCTGGGTCACCAGCTGCTGAAGTGGATCATCAAATCCAACTACACTGGCCTTCCCCTGCCCTGTGTTAAGAGCATCCTTAGACAG GTTCTTCAGGGCTTAGATTACTTGCACACTAAATGCAAGATTATCCACACAGACATCAAGCCAGAGAACATCCTTTTGAGAGTGGATGAGGTTTACGTCCAGGAGCTGGCAGCCGACACCAAGCTATGGGAGCTGCCAGTGTCTTCTGCTCCCACAAGCTGTTCAG CAAACACCAGTCTAAGAGAAAAGCAG ATTGTGTCAAACTTGATGGGGAAATTGACGGTGGCTTTCCAGGCTCTTGGGGTTTGG ACTGGGAAGGTCTCCAGGATCCCGATGGCCAGGTTGTCGAGGAAGGAGAAGAAACAACAACAGCCGCAGAAGGGCGAGGACACTTTAGTTGGCCGTCAGAAGAGGGAGAAACCTCATGTGTCATTCTCTAATATCACCACTCCCTGTAGCATCCCTAATTCCACCTCGTCCCCTAAGCCTTCAGGTCCTGTGCATACTACTTGGAGACGGACCCTGCTGCATGAAGAAGCAATGGTCTCTGACAGCAAGGAGTCGGCCTCGTCACCGATGGAAGATGCACCATCATTGACTACAATGTCTCACTGTTCTAGACAATCTATAGTGTTACATCATTCTACCCAGAGAGACAACCTGCCCTCATCACCATCCCATG GGTTAAGTGAAACAGATCTGTTGGTGAATCTTCTGAAGCCACAGAATGCTGATAAAATCAGCATCAAGATTGCAGATCTGGGAAACGCTTGCTGGGTG TACAAACATTTCACAGAAGACATCCAGACCTGCCAGTACCGCTCTGTTGAGGTCCTGATCGGGTCTGACTATGGCACTCCTGCAGATATCTGGAGCATAGCCTGCATG GCGTTTGAGCTGGCTACCGGGGAGTATCTGTTTGAACCCCATTCAGGGGACAACTTCTCACGAGAGGAAG ATCACATTGCTCACATAATTGAGTTGCTGGGACCCCTTCCATCCCAGTTTGCCCTCTCAGGGAGAAACTCCAAGCGATATTTCAATCACAATG GGCATCTGCGGCGCATCTCAAGGCTGAAACCGTGGAGTTTGTGTGAGATCCTGCTGGATAAGTACGAGTGGCCGCGGGAACAGGCAGTCCAGTTCAGTGCTTTCCTCCTCACCATGCTGGAGCCCCTCCCAGAGAAGAGAGCCACCGCTGCCCAGTGTCTGAAACACCCCTGGATCTCCTTATAG
- the LOC124003166 gene encoding SRSF protein kinase 3-like isoform X2, with protein sequence MSNEPSSRYAAAISALSLSLPAVNPNPTLTLSSSTAPNPPLTPKPSLIPKSHITSKSLTPEPLVAPTPKPPLAIKLPTAASPAPLNSYPPSLEILGSDDEEQENPSDYCIGGYYPVEIGEIFIDRYQVVKKLGWGHFSTVWLGWDMEKRRFVALKLVKSAPTFTETALDEIKLLKCVRDSDPSDPKRDTVVQLIDDFKVSGVNGEHVCMVLEVLGHQLLKWIIKSNYTGLPLPCVKSILRQVLQGLDYLHTKCKIIHTDIKPENILLRVDEVYVQELAADTKLWELPVSSAPTSCSANTSLREKQTGKVSRIPMARLSRKEKKQQQPQKGEDTLVGRQKREKPHVSFSNITTPCSIPNSTSSPKPSGPVHTTWRRTLLHEEAMVSDSKESASSPMEDAPSLTTMSHCSRQSIVLHHSTQRDNLPSSPSHGLSETDLLVNLLKPQNADKISIKIADLGNACWVYKHFTEDIQTCQYRSVEVLIGSDYGTPADIWSIACMAFELATGEYLFEPHSGDNFSREEDHIAHIIELLGPLPSQFALSGRNSKRYFNHNGHLRRISRLKPWSLCEILLDKYEWPREQAVQFSAFLLTMLEPLPEKRATAAQCLKHPWISL encoded by the exons ATGTCCAATGAACCTTCATCTAGATATGCTGCTGCAATATCAGCCCTTTCCCTCAGTTTACCTGCTGTTAACCCCAACCCAACCCTTACCCTCAGTTCATCCACTGCCCCCAACCCACCGCTTACCCCTAAACCCTCTCTTATCCCCAAATCACATATTACCTCCAAATCCCTTACCCCTGAACCACTAGTTGCCCCTACCCCCAAACCACCCCTTGCCATCAAACTACCCACTGCTGCCAGCCCAGCCCCTTTAAATTCATATCCCCCTTCACTTGAGATTTTGGGATCAGATGATGAGGAACAGGAGAATCCATCTGATTACTGCATAG GTGGGTACTACCCGGTGGAAATTGGAGAGATATTCATTGACCGTTACCAGGTGGTGAAGAAGCTGGGATGGGGCCACTTCTCTACTGTGTGGCTAGGCTGGGACATGGA GAAGAGGCGTTTTGTGGCTCTGAAGTTGGTAAAGAGTGCTCCAACCTTCACAGAGACCGCTTTGGATGAGATCAAGCTTCTGAAATGT GTAAGGGACAGTGATCCATCTGACCCTAAACGTGACACTGTTGTGCAGCTTATTGATGACTTCAAAGTCTCTGGAGTCAATGGGGAGC ATGTATGCATGGTTCTTGAAGTGCTGGGTCACCAGCTGCTGAAGTGGATCATCAAATCCAACTACACTGGCCTTCCCCTGCCCTGTGTTAAGAGCATCCTTAGACAG GTTCTTCAGGGCTTAGATTACTTGCACACTAAATGCAAGATTATCCACACAGACATCAAGCCAGAGAACATCCTTTTGAGAGTGGATGAGGTTTACGTCCAGGAGCTGGCAGCCGACACCAAGCTATGGGAGCTGCCAGTGTCTTCTGCTCCCACAAGCTGTTCAG CAAACACCAGTCTAAGAGAAAAGCAG ACTGGGAAGGTCTCCAGGATCCCGATGGCCAGGTTGTCGAGGAAGGAGAAGAAACAACAACAGCCGCAGAAGGGCGAGGACACTTTAGTTGGCCGTCAGAAGAGGGAGAAACCTCATGTGTCATTCTCTAATATCACCACTCCCTGTAGCATCCCTAATTCCACCTCGTCCCCTAAGCCTTCAGGTCCTGTGCATACTACTTGGAGACGGACCCTGCTGCATGAAGAAGCAATGGTCTCTGACAGCAAGGAGTCGGCCTCGTCACCGATGGAAGATGCACCATCATTGACTACAATGTCTCACTGTTCTAGACAATCTATAGTGTTACATCATTCTACCCAGAGAGACAACCTGCCCTCATCACCATCCCATG GGTTAAGTGAAACAGATCTGTTGGTGAATCTTCTGAAGCCACAGAATGCTGATAAAATCAGCATCAAGATTGCAGATCTGGGAAACGCTTGCTGGGTG TACAAACATTTCACAGAAGACATCCAGACCTGCCAGTACCGCTCTGTTGAGGTCCTGATCGGGTCTGACTATGGCACTCCTGCAGATATCTGGAGCATAGCCTGCATG GCGTTTGAGCTGGCTACCGGGGAGTATCTGTTTGAACCCCATTCAGGGGACAACTTCTCACGAGAGGAAG ATCACATTGCTCACATAATTGAGTTGCTGGGACCCCTTCCATCCCAGTTTGCCCTCTCAGGGAGAAACTCCAAGCGATATTTCAATCACAATG GGCATCTGCGGCGCATCTCAAGGCTGAAACCGTGGAGTTTGTGTGAGATCCTGCTGGATAAGTACGAGTGGCCGCGGGAACAGGCAGTCCAGTTCAGTGCTTTCCTCCTCACCATGCTGGAGCCCCTCCCAGAGAAGAGAGCCACCGCTGCCCAGTGTCTGAAACACCCCTGGATCTCCTTATAG
- the LOC124003166 gene encoding SRSF protein kinase 2-like isoform X3, which yields MSNEPSSRYAAAISALSLSLPAVNPNPTLTLSSSTAPNPPLTPKPSLIPKSHITSKSLTPEPLVAPTPKPPLAIKLPTAASPAPLNSYPPSLEILGSDDEEQENPSDYCIGGYYPVEIGEIFIDRYQVVKKLGWGHFSTVWLGWDMEKRRFVALKLVKSAPTFTETALDEIKLLKCVRDSDPSDPKRDTVVQLIDDFKVSGVNGEHVCMVLEVLGHQLLKWIIKSNYTGLPLPCVKSILRQVLQGLDYLHTKCKIIHTDIKPENILLRVDEVYVQELAADTKLWELPVSSAPTSCSANTSLREKQPSGPVHTTWRRTLLHEEAMVSDSKESASSPMEDAPSLTTMSHCSRQSIVLHHSTQRDNLPSSPSHGLSETDLLVNLLKPQNADKISIKIADLGNACWVYKHFTEDIQTCQYRSVEVLIGSDYGTPADIWSIACMAFELATGEYLFEPHSGDNFSREEDHIAHIIELLGPLPSQFALSGRNSKRYFNHNGHLRRISRLKPWSLCEILLDKYEWPREQAVQFSAFLLTMLEPLPEKRATAAQCLKHPWISL from the exons ATGTCCAATGAACCTTCATCTAGATATGCTGCTGCAATATCAGCCCTTTCCCTCAGTTTACCTGCTGTTAACCCCAACCCAACCCTTACCCTCAGTTCATCCACTGCCCCCAACCCACCGCTTACCCCTAAACCCTCTCTTATCCCCAAATCACATATTACCTCCAAATCCCTTACCCCTGAACCACTAGTTGCCCCTACCCCCAAACCACCCCTTGCCATCAAACTACCCACTGCTGCCAGCCCAGCCCCTTTAAATTCATATCCCCCTTCACTTGAGATTTTGGGATCAGATGATGAGGAACAGGAGAATCCATCTGATTACTGCATAG GTGGGTACTACCCGGTGGAAATTGGAGAGATATTCATTGACCGTTACCAGGTGGTGAAGAAGCTGGGATGGGGCCACTTCTCTACTGTGTGGCTAGGCTGGGACATGGA GAAGAGGCGTTTTGTGGCTCTGAAGTTGGTAAAGAGTGCTCCAACCTTCACAGAGACCGCTTTGGATGAGATCAAGCTTCTGAAATGT GTAAGGGACAGTGATCCATCTGACCCTAAACGTGACACTGTTGTGCAGCTTATTGATGACTTCAAAGTCTCTGGAGTCAATGGGGAGC ATGTATGCATGGTTCTTGAAGTGCTGGGTCACCAGCTGCTGAAGTGGATCATCAAATCCAACTACACTGGCCTTCCCCTGCCCTGTGTTAAGAGCATCCTTAGACAG GTTCTTCAGGGCTTAGATTACTTGCACACTAAATGCAAGATTATCCACACAGACATCAAGCCAGAGAACATCCTTTTGAGAGTGGATGAGGTTTACGTCCAGGAGCTGGCAGCCGACACCAAGCTATGGGAGCTGCCAGTGTCTTCTGCTCCCACAAGCTGTTCAG CAAACACCAGTCTAAGAGAAAAGCAG CCTTCAGGTCCTGTGCATACTACTTGGAGACGGACCCTGCTGCATGAAGAAGCAATGGTCTCTGACAGCAAGGAGTCGGCCTCGTCACCGATGGAAGATGCACCATCATTGACTACAATGTCTCACTGTTCTAGACAATCTATAGTGTTACATCATTCTACCCAGAGAGACAACCTGCCCTCATCACCATCCCATG GGTTAAGTGAAACAGATCTGTTGGTGAATCTTCTGAAGCCACAGAATGCTGATAAAATCAGCATCAAGATTGCAGATCTGGGAAACGCTTGCTGGGTG TACAAACATTTCACAGAAGACATCCAGACCTGCCAGTACCGCTCTGTTGAGGTCCTGATCGGGTCTGACTATGGCACTCCTGCAGATATCTGGAGCATAGCCTGCATG GCGTTTGAGCTGGCTACCGGGGAGTATCTGTTTGAACCCCATTCAGGGGACAACTTCTCACGAGAGGAAG ATCACATTGCTCACATAATTGAGTTGCTGGGACCCCTTCCATCCCAGTTTGCCCTCTCAGGGAGAAACTCCAAGCGATATTTCAATCACAATG GGCATCTGCGGCGCATCTCAAGGCTGAAACCGTGGAGTTTGTGTGAGATCCTGCTGGATAAGTACGAGTGGCCGCGGGAACAGGCAGTCCAGTTCAGTGCTTTCCTCCTCACCATGCTGGAGCCCCTCCCAGAGAAGAGAGCCACCGCTGCCCAGTGTCTGAAACACCCCTGGATCTCCTTATAG